The Lentzea guizhouensis genome contains a region encoding:
- a CDS encoding TNT domain-containing protein, with protein MILRKHVLSLLVLVSTMLGLAAAPVAHATPSAPTAEVVCEKPFHLGDERFGPKDLPSPSHVAGKLLIGYKRFGEKASPQAFVTEYWKGKGWKYPENDGFIGRPTTEVLAPGKLLDRFGGQSGRFLSPVGTPFAQRSLPPQSLNTCEYEQGVRMPYGYYRYKVEKQFEVLGGPAAKWFGQTGGGRQYKVTSPNPPERRNVAWLVENGYLSVVR; from the coding sequence ATGATTCTGCGAAAACACGTGCTCTCGCTCCTCGTCCTGGTCTCGACGATGCTCGGCCTGGCCGCCGCTCCGGTGGCGCACGCGACGCCGTCGGCACCGACCGCGGAGGTCGTCTGCGAGAAACCCTTCCACCTGGGCGACGAACGGTTCGGGCCGAAGGACCTGCCGTCGCCGTCCCACGTGGCAGGCAAGTTGCTGATCGGGTACAAGCGGTTCGGCGAGAAGGCGAGCCCTCAGGCGTTCGTCACGGAGTACTGGAAGGGCAAGGGCTGGAAGTACCCGGAGAACGACGGCTTCATCGGCAGACCGACCACCGAGGTGCTCGCGCCGGGCAAGCTCCTCGACCGTTTCGGTGGCCAGTCCGGCAGGTTCCTGTCGCCGGTGGGCACGCCGTTCGCCCAGCGTTCGCTGCCGCCGCAGAGCCTGAACACCTGCGAGTACGAGCAGGGCGTCCGGATGCCGTACGGCTATTACCGGTACAAGGTCGAGAAGCAGTTCGAGGTGCTCGGCGGGCCTGCGGCGAAGTGGTTCGGGCAGACCGGCGGTGGCAGGCAGTACAAGGTCACGTCGCCGAACCCGCCGGAGCGCCGCAACGTTGCCTGGCTGGTCGAGAACGGCTACCTCAGCGTCGTCAGGTGA
- a CDS encoding pyridoxal-dependent decarboxylase yields the protein MTIADQTRDDTRLAGADAAPSPTDQDFALPPGGVPEPQRKAVLDKLENYFADLQGRFLGYQTNEDLKLREPMARFLDYHFNNVGDPFEDSHFTLHTRWAERAVLDYYAKLWHGKPRTKVNGEVPKDAYWGYVLTMGSSEGNNYALWNARDYLSGKTLMREPAKDGGAQYVWVQDTAPADNQNAYSPVGFYSHDTHYSVAKALRVLNIPHFYEVGTKLYPYANPLDPGKPWDHEVPSTGGDSGPGSIDVDKLARLVEFFASMGHPVMINLNYGSTFKGAYDDVAGICDRLRPIFARYGLDKRKVRYGRDENGNELVDERTGHWIHVDGALAATYAPFIEKLVDAGEIKPATPLPKFDFRIPEVASIVTSGHKYPGAPWPCGVFMTKANLQMQPPEQPAVIGSPDTTFGGSRNAFSPLVMWHFLAKHSERDQMTMIRTALEVTDHAEKKLKELGGTWEAARTPLALTVRFKQPPPELVHKYSLATIPLKVGHEVLHYAHLYVMPHVTKEMIDALVADLAKTSPVSMPVQRGGADLATYVDGSADTGDIARLALVHVSGSAF from the coding sequence ATGACCATCGCAGACCAGACACGGGACGACACGCGCCTAGCGGGCGCGGACGCCGCGCCGAGCCCGACGGACCAGGACTTCGCACTTCCTCCGGGAGGTGTGCCCGAGCCCCAGCGCAAGGCGGTGCTGGACAAGCTGGAGAACTACTTCGCAGACCTCCAGGGCAGGTTCCTCGGCTACCAGACCAACGAGGACCTCAAGCTGCGCGAGCCGATGGCCCGGTTCCTCGACTACCACTTCAACAACGTCGGCGACCCGTTCGAGGACTCGCACTTCACCCTGCACACGCGGTGGGCCGAGCGCGCGGTCCTGGACTACTACGCCAAGCTGTGGCACGGCAAGCCGCGCACCAAGGTCAACGGCGAGGTGCCCAAGGACGCCTACTGGGGTTACGTGCTCACCATGGGCTCCTCCGAGGGCAACAACTACGCCCTGTGGAACGCCCGCGACTACCTCTCCGGCAAGACCCTCATGCGTGAACCGGCCAAGGACGGCGGCGCGCAGTACGTGTGGGTGCAGGACACCGCGCCCGCCGACAACCAGAACGCCTACTCACCCGTGGGCTTCTACTCGCACGACACGCACTACTCGGTGGCCAAGGCGCTGCGGGTGCTGAACATCCCCCACTTCTACGAGGTCGGCACCAAGCTGTACCCGTACGCCAACCCGCTGGACCCGGGAAAGCCGTGGGACCACGAGGTGCCGTCCACCGGCGGCGACAGCGGACCGGGCAGCATCGACGTGGACAAGCTGGCGAGGCTGGTGGAGTTCTTCGCGAGCATGGGCCACCCGGTGATGATCAACCTCAACTACGGCAGCACGTTCAAGGGCGCCTACGACGACGTCGCCGGCATCTGCGATCGGCTGCGGCCGATCTTCGCCCGTTACGGGCTGGACAAGCGGAAGGTCCGCTACGGTCGCGACGAGAACGGCAACGAGCTGGTCGACGAACGCACCGGCCACTGGATCCACGTCGACGGCGCGCTCGCGGCGACCTACGCGCCGTTCATCGAGAAGCTCGTCGACGCCGGCGAGATCAAGCCGGCCACCCCGTTGCCGAAGTTCGACTTCCGCATCCCCGAGGTCGCCTCCATCGTCACCAGCGGGCACAAGTACCCCGGCGCCCCCTGGCCGTGCGGCGTGTTCATGACCAAGGCGAACCTCCAGATGCAGCCGCCGGAGCAGCCCGCCGTGATCGGGTCGCCGGACACCACCTTCGGCGGGTCGCGCAACGCGTTCTCGCCGCTGGTCATGTGGCACTTCCTGGCCAAGCACTCCGAGCGCGACCAGATGACGATGATCCGCACGGCCCTGGAGGTCACCGACCACGCGGAGAAGAAGCTGAAGGAGCTGGGCGGCACGTGGGAGGCCGCGCGAACGCCGCTGGCGCTCACGGTGCGGTTCAAGCAGCCTCCGCCCGAGCTCGTGCACAAGTACTCGCTGGCCACGATCCCGCTCAAGGTGGGGCACGAGGTCCTCCACTACGCGCACCTGTACGTGATGCCCCACGTCACGAAGGAGATGATCGACGCGCTGGTGGCCGACCTCGCCAAGACCAGCCCGGTCAGCATGCCGGTGCAGCGCGGCGGCGCGGACCTGGCGACCTATGTGGACGGTTCGGCCGACACCGGCGACATCGCCCGCCTGGCCCTGGTGCACGTCTCCGGCAGCGCGTTCTAG
- a CDS encoding M20/M25/M40 family metallo-hydrolase yields MTAVTAEQGLYEHVHALEFWQTLMDLVKHRSTADDPDPPLRTTADTIAGLFRSVGLSSATVTTITHEGRTSAPLVYADQRADTDGARTVLLYAHYDVQPADEAKWTVTKPFIPKEVTAGGDTRLYGRGSADDKSGVVMHLGALKALREQWSGLPVNVKVVVEGEEESSSVLDSYVAAHPEDPRFKADLVIVADTGNLAVGRPALTSTLRGVLAVDVTVKTLAKEVHSGMYGGPAPDAFTVLVRLLSTLHDAGGDVAVAGLTRFDHDWPAVPEEQYRRNAGVEPGVGLVGTGTLAQRLYGRPAVNVVGLRGAPGMDRPANVLHPEVTARISVRLAPDQDPDAALKAIKDHIEANAPKGVVREVAPVSLGRGFAAYQGPHHAAVETALKTAYKTAVVAHSGQGGSIPLVSALHAANPGSDIVLWGCEEPLANIHGDDESVSRSELEHMTLAEALLLNALAKPRH; encoded by the coding sequence ATGACCGCTGTCACCGCAGAACAGGGCCTGTACGAGCACGTGCACGCCCTCGAGTTCTGGCAGACGTTGATGGACCTGGTGAAGCACCGGTCCACGGCCGACGATCCGGACCCGCCGCTGCGCACCACCGCGGACACGATCGCCGGGCTGTTCCGCTCGGTCGGCCTGAGCAGCGCCACCGTCACCACCATCACCCACGAGGGCAGGACCTCCGCGCCGCTGGTGTACGCGGACCAGCGCGCGGACACCGACGGCGCGCGGACGGTCCTGCTGTACGCGCACTACGACGTGCAGCCTGCCGACGAGGCGAAGTGGACGGTCACGAAACCCTTCATCCCCAAGGAGGTCACGGCGGGCGGCGACACCCGCCTGTACGGGCGTGGTTCGGCTGACGACAAGTCAGGGGTCGTCATGCACCTGGGCGCGCTGAAGGCCTTGCGGGAGCAGTGGTCGGGGTTGCCGGTCAACGTCAAGGTCGTCGTCGAGGGCGAGGAGGAGAGCAGCAGCGTCCTGGACTCCTACGTCGCCGCCCACCCGGAGGACCCGCGCTTCAAGGCCGACCTGGTCATCGTCGCCGACACCGGGAACCTGGCGGTCGGCCGACCTGCGCTCACCTCCACCCTGCGCGGCGTCCTCGCGGTGGACGTGACCGTGAAGACGCTGGCCAAGGAGGTGCACAGCGGCATGTACGGCGGGCCGGCGCCCGATGCGTTCACCGTGCTGGTGCGGCTCCTGTCGACCCTGCACGACGCCGGCGGAGACGTGGCCGTGGCCGGCCTGACCCGGTTCGACCACGACTGGCCGGCCGTGCCGGAGGAGCAGTACCGCAGGAACGCCGGCGTGGAGCCGGGGGTCGGCCTCGTCGGCACCGGCACACTCGCCCAGCGCCTGTACGGCCGCCCCGCCGTCAACGTCGTCGGCCTGCGAGGCGCGCCCGGCATGGACCGGCCGGCCAACGTGCTGCACCCGGAGGTGACCGCCCGGATCAGCGTGCGTCTCGCGCCGGACCAGGACCCGGACGCGGCGCTCAAGGCGATCAAGGACCACATCGAGGCCAACGCCCCGAAGGGGGTCGTCCGCGAGGTCGCTCCCGTGAGCCTCGGCCGGGGCTTCGCCGCCTACCAGGGCCCGCACCACGCCGCCGTCGAGACCGCGCTCAAGACCGCCTACAAGACCGCCGTCGTCGCGCACTCCGGTCAGGGCGGCTCCATCCCGCTGGTCTCCGCGCTCCACGCGGCCAACCCCGGTTCGGACATCGTGCTGTGGGGCTGCGAGGAACCGCTGGCCAACATCCACGGGGACGACGAGAGCGTCAGCCGGTCCGAACTGGAGCACATGACCCTCGCCGAGGCGCTGCTGCTGAACGCGCTCGCCAAGCCCCGCCACTGA
- a CDS encoding cupin domain-containing protein, with the protein MVTPFPGGIGISGLRVYDWPTVDGVCGGSPHVHLTCAECYCVIGGEGRVQTLTRRGFAETPLRAGTVAWFTPGTIHRLVNDDDLRIVVVMQNSGLPEAGDAVFTFPPEVLADPVHYATAAALAEPGHAYADSSSSARRRRDLAVEGFLQLRRRVEAGDSAALDEFYGAALALKRESLDDWEQRWRAGALAATRLTGEHLDSLRDGDIGHLDEADIHVVRAEEPQRYGMCGRLDVHDPAAGRSPHD; encoded by the coding sequence GTGGTGACGCCGTTTCCCGGCGGGATCGGGATCTCCGGTCTGCGGGTGTACGACTGGCCGACGGTGGACGGGGTCTGCGGCGGTTCACCGCACGTGCACCTGACCTGCGCGGAGTGCTACTGCGTGATCGGCGGTGAGGGCCGGGTGCAGACGCTGACCCGGCGCGGGTTCGCCGAGACGCCGTTGCGCGCGGGCACGGTCGCGTGGTTCACACCGGGCACGATCCACCGCCTGGTCAACGACGACGACCTGCGCATCGTCGTGGTGATGCAGAACAGCGGCCTGCCCGAGGCCGGTGACGCGGTGTTCACGTTCCCGCCCGAGGTGCTGGCGGACCCGGTGCACTACGCGACCGCAGCCGCTTTGGCCGAGCCGGGACACGCCTACGCCGACTCCTCGTCCTCCGCACGCCGACGCCGTGACCTGGCCGTCGAGGGGTTCCTGCAGCTGCGGCGGCGAGTGGAGGCGGGGGACAGCGCGGCGCTCGACGAGTTCTACGGCGCCGCGCTCGCGTTGAAGCGGGAGTCGCTGGACGACTGGGAGCAGCGGTGGCGGGCGGGTGCGCTCGCGGCCACCCGGCTGACCGGCGAGCACCTGGACAGCCTGCGCGACGGGGACATCGGCCACCTGGACGAGGCCGACATCCACGTCGTGCGAGCGGAGGAACCGCAGCGGTACGGCATGTGCGGCCGGCTCGACGTGCACGACCCGGCCGCGGGCCGCTCACCTCACGACTAG
- a CDS encoding PmoA family protein, producing the protein MITRQDDEVLVVSVGDVELFHYVHRPATPAFEGPKPYLHPVRTLAGDVVTAFRPHDHRWHKGVQMTATDVSGENFWGGVTYVRDEGYVVLPNVGTMRHEDFTVADDELRIDERLSWHTEAGEHWVGEERSLAVRDVEEEAWTLEFATTLTNLRSEPLVFGSPTTNGRELAGYTGFFWRGPRSFTGGEVIAADGGAGQEVMGRTGSWLAFVGQHDEVDRSSTLLFLDHPDNKNTHWFVRSTPFAAVNPSFAFFDTVEVAPGAELHLRYRLVVATGGWDRARLESYVEEHAW; encoded by the coding sequence GTGATCACGCGCCAGGACGACGAGGTGCTCGTCGTGTCGGTCGGCGACGTCGAGCTCTTCCACTACGTGCACCGGCCGGCGACACCGGCGTTCGAGGGGCCGAAGCCCTACCTGCACCCGGTGCGCACGCTGGCCGGTGACGTGGTGACGGCGTTCCGGCCGCACGACCACCGCTGGCACAAGGGCGTGCAGATGACCGCGACCGACGTCTCGGGGGAGAACTTCTGGGGCGGGGTCACCTACGTGCGCGACGAGGGGTACGTGGTGCTGCCGAACGTCGGCACCATGCGGCACGAGGACTTCACCGTGGCCGATGACGAGCTGCGCATCGACGAGCGGCTGTCGTGGCACACCGAGGCGGGGGAGCACTGGGTCGGCGAGGAGCGGTCCTTGGCCGTGCGGGACGTCGAGGAGGAGGCGTGGACGCTGGAGTTCGCGACCACGCTGACGAACCTGCGCTCCGAGCCGCTGGTCTTCGGCAGCCCCACCACCAACGGCCGCGAGCTCGCGGGGTACACCGGGTTCTTCTGGCGCGGGCCGCGTTCGTTCACCGGCGGCGAGGTCATCGCGGCCGACGGCGGCGCCGGGCAGGAGGTGATGGGCCGGACGGGTTCGTGGCTGGCGTTCGTCGGGCAGCACGACGAGGTGGACCGTTCGTCGACGTTGCTGTTCCTCGACCACCCGGACAACAAGAACACGCACTGGTTCGTGCGCAGCACCCCGTTCGCGGCGGTCAACCCGTCGTTCGCGTTCTTCGACACCGTGGAGGTGGCGCCGGGTGCGGAGCTGCACCTGCGGTACCGCCTCGTCGTCGCGACCGGTGGGTGGGACCGCGCGCGACTTGAGTCCTATGTGGAGGAACACGCGTGGTGA
- a CDS encoding Gfo/Idh/MocA family protein has translation MRRAAIVGTGAIANAHAEAVRACGDRVELVAVTDVDAGRAAAFAQEWSVPRVHAGLTALLAEEELDVVLVCTPPRHHVPLALECLAANVHVLVEKPPALSLGEVDALVAAERTSTGRVATVFQHRFGPAAIRLRRLVAEGVLGRSLVARSDTLWYRDDAYFAVPWRGSWDSEGGGPTMGHGIHQFDLLLSVLGPWREVRAVAVRQARDVQTEDVSMALVTFADGTVASVMNSVLSPRETSQLRFDFERATVEVEHLYGYTDAHWTITPAPGHDDVVPRWREEQSGTVSGHRCQLAAFLDALDSGETPPVTLADTRTTMEFIAALYASAFTDSVVKAGEIGPDNPFYATMEGNGAPWADAR, from the coding sequence GTGAGGCGCGCGGCCATCGTCGGGACGGGCGCGATCGCGAACGCCCACGCGGAGGCGGTGCGTGCCTGCGGTGACCGGGTCGAGCTCGTCGCGGTGACCGACGTGGACGCGGGACGTGCGGCCGCGTTCGCGCAGGAGTGGAGTGTGCCGCGGGTGCACGCGGGGCTCACCGCGTTGCTGGCCGAGGAGGAGCTGGACGTGGTGCTGGTGTGCACCCCGCCGCGCCACCACGTGCCGCTCGCGCTGGAATGCCTCGCCGCGAACGTGCACGTGCTCGTGGAGAAGCCGCCGGCGTTGTCGCTCGGCGAGGTCGATGCCCTGGTCGCGGCCGAACGCACGTCGACCGGCCGGGTCGCGACGGTGTTCCAGCACCGCTTCGGCCCGGCCGCGATCCGGCTGCGGCGCCTGGTCGCCGAAGGGGTGCTGGGCAGGTCGCTGGTCGCGCGGAGCGACACGCTCTGGTACCGCGACGACGCCTACTTCGCGGTGCCGTGGCGTGGTTCGTGGGACAGCGAGGGCGGCGGGCCGACGATGGGGCACGGCATCCACCAGTTCGACCTGCTGCTGTCGGTGCTCGGGCCGTGGCGGGAGGTGCGGGCCGTCGCGGTCCGGCAGGCCCGGGACGTGCAGACCGAGGACGTGTCGATGGCGCTCGTGACCTTCGCCGACGGGACCGTCGCGTCGGTGATGAACTCCGTGCTGTCGCCCAGGGAGACCTCGCAGCTGCGGTTCGACTTCGAGCGCGCCACGGTGGAGGTCGAGCACCTCTACGGCTACACCGACGCGCACTGGACGATCACCCCGGCGCCCGGCCACGACGACGTCGTCCCGCGCTGGCGGGAGGAGCAGTCGGGCACGGTCAGCGGCCACCGGTGCCAGCTGGCGGCGTTCCTCGACGCCCTGGACAGTGGGGAGACGCCACCGGTGACACTCGCGGACACGCGGACCACGATGGAGTTCATCGCGGCCCTGTACGCCTCGGCGTTCACCGACAGCGTGGTCAAGGCCGGTGAGATCGGGCCGGACAACCCGTTCTACGCCACGATGGAAGGGAACGGTGCCCCGTGGGCGGACGCCCGGTGA
- a CDS encoding ABC transporter substrate-binding protein gives MPRGARRRTAWAALLSLTASLLVACGSGSDAGGDLTAEPVTLRFTWWGGDDRHKRTQQVIELFQKKHQNITIKGEFKEWNGYWDSLATTMAANDAPDVMQMDELYIASYAERGALLDLNEAKKHLDTGDFDQKALATGAIDGKQYGLPVGLGMYSIMVNLDLLAQYGIPVPDDTKWSWDDLKRIGEQVSKAGGGQVFGVQSPGINDTAGLSIRARQQGQAMFDAEGKVVLPQEIARDYWQYIADLAKSGIAAPPSVTVEKASAGLNQSATATRTAAFGLWWNTQLTALTAASGAKLKLLRLPGETQGKAPGAYYKPSMFWSVSSRSKHPAEAAAFVSFLANDEEAAKILLTERGVPANQKIRDAIAGQLKETDKAAKEYLDTVPVSDPPRITPNGASTVDAILKRHTEDVLFGRTTPDAAAASFIKEVQAEVDAAK, from the coding sequence ATGCCAAGAGGTGCTCGCCGCAGGACCGCGTGGGCGGCCCTGCTGTCCCTGACCGCGTCGCTGCTCGTCGCGTGCGGGTCCGGTTCCGACGCCGGCGGCGACCTGACCGCCGAGCCGGTCACGCTGCGCTTCACCTGGTGGGGCGGCGACGACCGGCACAAGCGGACCCAGCAGGTCATCGAGCTGTTCCAGAAGAAGCACCAGAACATCACCATCAAGGGCGAGTTCAAGGAGTGGAACGGCTACTGGGACAGCCTCGCCACCACGATGGCGGCCAACGACGCGCCCGACGTCATGCAGATGGACGAGCTCTACATCGCCTCCTACGCCGAGCGCGGCGCGTTGCTCGACCTCAACGAGGCCAAGAAGCACCTCGACACCGGGGACTTCGACCAGAAGGCGCTCGCGACCGGTGCGATCGACGGCAAGCAGTACGGGCTGCCGGTCGGCCTCGGCATGTACTCGATCATGGTCAACCTCGACCTGCTCGCGCAGTACGGCATCCCGGTGCCCGACGACACGAAGTGGTCGTGGGACGACCTGAAGCGGATCGGCGAGCAGGTGTCCAAAGCCGGTGGCGGACAGGTGTTCGGCGTGCAGTCGCCGGGCATCAACGACACGGCCGGGCTGAGCATCCGGGCGCGCCAGCAGGGCCAGGCGATGTTCGACGCCGAGGGCAAGGTCGTGCTCCCGCAGGAGATCGCCAGGGACTACTGGCAGTACATCGCCGACCTCGCGAAGTCCGGGATCGCGGCACCGCCGTCGGTGACGGTCGAGAAGGCCTCCGCGGGCCTCAACCAGTCCGCCACCGCGACCCGCACCGCCGCGTTCGGCCTGTGGTGGAACACCCAGCTGACCGCGCTGACCGCCGCCAGCGGCGCCAAGCTGAAGCTGCTGCGGCTGCCGGGTGAGACGCAGGGCAAGGCACCCGGCGCGTACTACAAGCCGTCGATGTTCTGGTCGGTGTCGTCGCGCTCGAAGCACCCGGCGGAGGCGGCGGCGTTCGTGAGCTTCCTGGCCAACGACGAGGAGGCGGCGAAGATCCTGCTGACCGAACGCGGTGTGCCCGCCAACCAGAAGATCCGCGACGCGATCGCGGGCCAGCTCAAGGAGACCGACAAGGCGGCCAAGGAGTACCTGGACACCGTGCCGGTCAGCGACCCGCCCAGGATCACGCCGAACGGCGCCAGCACGGTCGACGCGATCCTCAAGCGGCACACCGAGGACGTCCTGTTCGGCCGGACCACCCCGGACGCGGCGGCAGCGTCGTTCATCAAGGAGGTCCAGGCGGAAGTGGACGCGGCGAAGTGA
- a CDS encoding carbohydrate ABC transporter permease: protein MTTEPRRTPLGRRISVPAKHIGLLLIGFVMLYPVLWMVASSLRPDDEIFRSPGLVLDSLRTENYTEGWNALTPSFGTYLVNSAVLVLGCIVGNLVSCSMAAYAFARLQFSGKRWWFGIMLGTIMLPIHVIIVPQYVLFSNIGWVNTFLPLIVPKILATDAFFVFLMVQFIRGLPRELDEAARIDGCGHPRIFLQIILPLMTPALATTTIFTFIWTWNDFFGQLIYLTDPDMYTVPVALRSFVDSTVATSWGSQFAMSVVSLLPIFLAFLVGQRYLVKGIATTGGK, encoded by the coding sequence ATGACGACTGAGCCGCGCAGGACCCCGCTCGGCAGGCGGATCTCCGTGCCCGCCAAGCACATCGGCCTGCTCCTGATCGGGTTCGTGATGCTGTACCCGGTGCTGTGGATGGTCGCCAGCTCGCTGCGGCCGGACGACGAGATCTTCCGCAGCCCCGGGCTGGTCCTCGACTCGCTGCGGACCGAGAACTACACCGAGGGCTGGAACGCGCTCACGCCGTCGTTCGGGACCTACCTGGTCAACTCCGCGGTCCTGGTGCTCGGCTGCATCGTCGGCAACCTGGTGTCGTGCTCGATGGCGGCCTACGCGTTCGCCCGCCTGCAGTTCAGCGGCAAGCGCTGGTGGTTCGGGATCATGCTCGGCACGATCATGCTGCCGATCCACGTGATCATCGTGCCGCAGTACGTGCTGTTCTCGAACATCGGCTGGGTCAACACGTTCCTGCCGCTGATCGTGCCGAAGATCCTCGCGACCGACGCGTTCTTCGTCTTCCTGATGGTCCAGTTCATCCGCGGCCTGCCGCGCGAGCTGGACGAGGCCGCGCGCATCGACGGCTGCGGGCACCCGCGGATCTTCCTGCAGATCATCCTGCCGCTGATGACCCCGGCGCTCGCGACCACCACGATCTTCACGTTCATCTGGACCTGGAACGACTTCTTCGGGCAGCTGATCTACCTCACGGACCCGGACATGTACACGGTCCCGGTCGCCCTGCGGTCGTTCGTGGACTCGACGGTCGCCACGTCGTGGGGCTCCCAGTTCGCGATGAGCGTGGTGTCGCTCCTCCCCATCTTCCTCGCCTTCCTCGTCGGCCAGCGGTACCTCGTCAAGGGGATCGCCACGACCGGCGGCAAGTAG
- a CDS encoding carbohydrate ABC transporter permease: MSALDELRRLRHDGAQVRKRDNKAAFWFLAPWFAGLLLVTIGPVLASFGLGFTKYNLIQPPRFIGLDNFARIFTDERLHNALRVTFTYVLVSVPLQLACALGVALLLDRGLRGLAVYRSAFYLPSLLGSSVAIAVLWTQVFGTDGLVNRVLAFFGVEGRGWISDPDTALSTLIVLNVWTFGSPMIIFLAGLRQIPAVYYEAAAIDGASWRSRFWHITLPLLSPILFFNLVLQIIHAFQSFTQAFVVSGGTGGPSDSTMFYTLYLYQQGFGRFDMGYASALAWFLLLIIAAFTAINFWAAKYWVFYDD, from the coding sequence ATGAGCGCTCTCGACGAGCTGCGCCGGCTGCGCCACGACGGCGCGCAGGTGCGCAAGCGCGACAACAAAGCTGCCTTCTGGTTCCTGGCGCCGTGGTTCGCCGGACTGCTCCTCGTCACCATCGGCCCGGTGCTCGCGTCGTTCGGGCTCGGCTTCACGAAGTACAACCTGATCCAGCCGCCGAGGTTCATCGGACTGGACAACTTCGCGCGGATCTTCACCGACGAGCGGTTGCACAACGCCCTGCGGGTCACGTTCACATATGTGCTCGTGTCCGTGCCCCTGCAACTGGCCTGCGCGCTGGGTGTGGCGCTGTTGCTCGACCGCGGGCTGCGCGGGCTCGCCGTCTACCGCTCGGCGTTCTACCTGCCCTCGCTGCTCGGGTCGAGCGTGGCGATCGCCGTGCTGTGGACGCAGGTGTTCGGCACCGACGGGCTGGTGAACCGGGTGCTGGCGTTCTTCGGCGTCGAGGGCAGGGGCTGGATCTCCGACCCCGACACCGCGCTGTCGACGCTCATCGTCCTGAACGTCTGGACGTTCGGCTCGCCGATGATCATCTTCCTGGCCGGGCTGCGGCAGATCCCGGCGGTGTACTACGAGGCCGCGGCGATCGACGGGGCGAGCTGGCGGTCGCGGTTCTGGCACATCACGCTGCCGCTGCTGTCGCCGATCCTGTTCTTCAACCTGGTGCTGCAGATCATCCACGCGTTCCAGTCGTTCACGCAGGCGTTCGTCGTCTCCGGCGGCACCGGCGGGCCGTCCGACTCGACGATGTTCTACACGCTCTACCTATACCAGCAGGGTTTCGGCCGGTTCGACATGGGTTACGCGTCCGCGCTGGCGTGGTTCCTGCTGCTGATCATCGCGGCGTTCACCGCGATCAACTTCTGGGCGGCGAAGTACTGGGTGTTCTATGACGACTGA
- a CDS encoding helix-turn-helix domain-containing protein, which produces MSTVDVTDELAAFLRTRRERLDPRDLGLPVRSSRRTPGLRREEVAELAGISVDYVVRLEQARGLRPSADVVEALAHALRLRPDERAYLFGLTRQRPVVADKAASVASPSLARMVADLSPRPAMLVNHRYDVLAWNDEMARLFVDFGALPVGRRNAIWVCLTDPRMRELYVDRARVVREGVAHLRTAWAAHPEDQVLADLIAECAARDREVARLWAEQDVRVNARGSKVLRHPDVGVVAVEFETLRPVQDPDQLLVVHRAADDESQAALDVLLA; this is translated from the coding sequence ATGAGCACCGTTGACGTGACGGACGAGCTGGCCGCGTTCCTGCGGACCCGGCGCGAACGCCTCGACCCGCGCGACCTGGGCCTGCCCGTGCGTTCGTCCCGGCGGACCCCCGGCCTGCGCCGCGAGGAGGTCGCCGAGCTGGCCGGCATCAGCGTCGACTACGTGGTGCGGCTGGAACAGGCGCGTGGGCTGCGCCCGTCGGCGGACGTGGTGGAGGCGCTGGCTCACGCGTTGCGGCTGCGGCCGGACGAGCGCGCCTACCTGTTCGGCCTGACCCGGCAACGTCCCGTTGTGGCCGACAAGGCGGCCTCGGTGGCGTCGCCGTCGCTGGCTCGGATGGTGGCGGACCTGTCGCCGCGGCCGGCGATGCTGGTGAACCACCGGTACGACGTGCTGGCGTGGAACGACGAGATGGCGCGGCTGTTCGTGGACTTCGGGGCGTTGCCGGTGGGGCGGCGCAATGCGATCTGGGTGTGTTTGACGGATCCGCGGATGCGGGAGCTGTACGTGGACCGTGCGCGTGTGGTGCGGGAGGGCGTTGCTCACCTGCGCACCGCGTGGGCCGCGCATCCGGAGGACCAGGTGCTGGCGGACCTGATCGCCGAATGCGCGGCCCGTGACAGGGAGGTCGCGCGGTTGTGGGCGGAGCAGGACGTCCGGGTCAACGCCCGTGGCAGCAAGGTGCTGCGGCACCCGGACGTCGGTGTGGTCGCGGTGGAGTTCGAGACGCTCAGGCCGGTGCAGGACCCGGACCAGCTGCTGGTGGTGCACCGGGCGGCGGACGACGAGAGCCAGGCCGCGTTGGACGTCCTGCTGGCCTGA